The DNA window GGTCACCACGAAGCTCTACGAGGGCCTTGTCGCCAAGGTGAGCGGCACGGGTTCGGTCGACTTCGACTGGATCGGCAAGACGCTGCTGTTCCTGCTGGGCCTCTACCTCGCGAGCTCGGCGTGCAACCTCATCCAGGGCTGGCTCATGACGGGCGTCACCCAGAAGATTTGCTACCGCATGCGCAAGGAGATCGCCGAGAAGATCTCGGTCGTTCCCATGAGCTACTTCAACGGCCACAGCAAGGGCGATGTGCTCTCCCGCATCACGAACGACGTCGACACCCTGGGCCAGAGCCTCAACCAGTCCATCACGCAGCTCATCACCTCGATCACCCAGATCGTGGGCGTGCTCGTCATGATGCTGTCCATCAGCCTGCCGCTCACGGGCGTCACCGTGCTCACGCTGCCGGCCGCCGCGCTCATCATGATTGTGATGATCCACTTCTCGCAGCCCTACTTCCGCGAGCAGCAGCAGGTGCTGGGTGCCGTGAACGGCATCATCGAGGAGGACTTCTCCGGCCAGAACGTCATCCAGGTCTTCGACCGCGCCGACGCCGCCGTCTCCGAGTTCGACGAGAAGAACGACCGCCTGTTCATCTCCGGCTGGCGCTCCCAGTTCCTCTCGGGCCTCATGATGCCGCTCATGTCGCTCGTGGGAAACATGGGCTACGTGGGCGTCGTCGTGGTGGGCGCCCAGCTCGCGCTCACCGGCTCCGCCACCCCCGGTGACATCCAGAGCTTCATCCAGTACGTGCGCAACTTCACCCAGCCGGTCCAGCAGCTCGGCAACGTGAGCAACACGCTGCAGTCCATGGCCGCGGCCACCGAGCGCGTCTTCGAGTTCCTCGCCGCGCCCGAGGAGGCCCAGGCCGCCTCTCCGGTGGTGCCCGAGAGGTGCGACGGCCTCGTCGAGTTCGACCACGTGCGCTTTGGCTACACGCCTGACAAGACGATCATCCACGACTTCTCCTGCACGGCCCTGCCCGGCCAGACCGTGGCCATCGTAGGCCCCACGGGCGCGGGCAAGACCACGCTCATCAAGCTGCTCCAGCGCTTCTATGACGTGGACGCGGGCTCGCTCAAGGTCGACGGCGTGGACGTCCGCGACTGGGACCGCGCCGAGCTACGCCGCCAGTTCGCGATGGTTTTGCAGGACACGTGGCTGTTCAACGGCACGATCCGCGAGAACATCCGCTACGGCCGCCCCGACGCCTCCGACGCCGAGGTGGAGGCCGCCGCGCGCGCCGCTCGCTGCGACCACTTCATCCACACGCTTGCCGGCGGCTACGACTTCGTCATCAACGAGGAGGGCACGAACCTCTCCCAGGGCCAGCGCCAGCTCGTGACGATCGCTCGCGCCTTCCTGGCGGACCGCCCAGCGCTCATCCTCGACGAGGCCACCTCGAACGTGGACACGCGCACCGAGGAGCTCATCCAGCGCGCCATGGACGCCCTCATGCAGGGCCGCACGAGCTTCGTGATCGCGCACCGACTGTCGACGATTCGCAATGCCGACGTCATCCTCGTCCTGCGCGACGGTGACATCGTGGAGCGCGGCACGCACGCCGAGCTTCTCGCCGCCGCCGGCTTCTACGCCGAGCTCTACAACTCCCAGTTCGCCGAGGAGTAGGGTAGAGCGCCGTCCGGCGTCCGCCTTCTCGCGAGTGTAGCCTTTCGGTCACTTGGGAACCCAATTCGGGGCCCTAGGTGACCGATTTGCTGTACTCGCGTTTTGTGTGCAGCGCCGGGGTGCCGCGTGCGCGAGGTAGCTGCCGTTATGGTAAGGTTGTCCAGATAGATGCGACTCGTGTCGCTACAGCATCGGTTTTCGAGGGGTCCCAAGCGCGCCTTTTGCTTTGCGGGCCATGCACGAAAGGAGCCTGCGCATGCAGCCAGGTGAAGAGGTCAACGCCCTGTGCGACGAGCTCGAGGAGATTCTCAACGAGGGCAAGAAGCCCCTCATGGGCGGCTCGGGCAGCAACCCCAAGATCGTTGACGCCGACGCCATCTATGACATTCTCGACGAGATCCGCCGCGTCTTCCCCGAGGAGTTCAACGCCGCTCGTCGCGTCATGAAGGAGGAGGACGAGATTCTCGCCCGCGCCCACCAGACGGCAGACTCCATCGTGGCAGACGCCCAGCAGCAGGCCATGATCCTCGCCGGCGACCAGGAGGTCGTCCGCCTCGCCAACCAGCAGGCCGAGGAGATTCGCGATCAGGCCTCCCAGTACGAACGTGACCTGCGCTATCACATCAACGACTACGCCGAGGGCGTGCTCACCGGCATCGAGGACAACCTCAAGAGCGTTATCGGCCAGCTCGAGCGCAGCCGCCAGGCGCTCGACGACGGCTCCTCGTCTCGCAGGTAGCCCCATGGATCCCATCATCATCTCGGTAGACGAGCGCCTCGAGGGCGCCGGTTCGGTTCTTCCGGTCGCCGGCCACATCGACGAGGACTCCTACTCCCTCGGAGACCACGACTTCCGTCTGCCGTCGGGCATCGACTACGACCTGGTACTCACGAACGCCGGCGAGGGGATCCTTGCCTCGGGCATCGTTCGCGCCCACGTGCTTGGCACGTGCGACCGCTGCCTGGAGGACGCCGAGTTCGACATCGCCTCAGAGGTAGACGAGTACTTCCTGTTCGAGGCCCCGGCCGAGCAGGACCTCTCCGATGACGAGGACGAGGTGGACTTCTCGCTCGTGAGCGAGGACCACACCATCGACCTGGCCGAGCCCATCATGGCCGCCATCGTCATGGAGACGCCGTTCGTCGTGCTGTGCCGCGAGGACTGCAAGGGCCTGTGCCCGCACTGCGGAGCCAACCTCAACGAGGGAGACTGCGGCTGTGCCGAGAAGATGGCCTCGGTGGACGCCGCAGCCGGTCCGTTCGCGGCGCTTGCGGGCCTTCGTCTCGATGACGAGAGCGGAGACTCTGCGCAGGATTAGGGATTTGCACCCCAAATCCTGTGTAATGGTGGTGATCATGCCACCAAACGTGCTATAATTCCCGTTTGTCTGTGAAAGACCGTCGCGCGCGTGGCGACGTGAGATTCGTAAGAGAGGTCAACAATGGCAGTACCCAAGCAGAAGAAGGGCCGCGGCGCGACCCACACCCGTCGCTCGGCCAACAGCAAGCTCGAGATGCCGGCTCGTTCCACGTGCCCGCAGTGCGGCGCTGTTAAGCTCCCACACCGTGTGTGCCCGAGCTGTGGCTACTACAAGGGCCGCGAGGTCATCGTCACCGAGTAGCTGCCCAATCACAGAGTGGCCAGGAGGCCGGTCCTTCTCGGGCCGGCCTCCTTTCTGTTACACCGCCGCCTTTCTGCGGCACGTACAAGCAGTCTCGGCAGAAGGGGAGACACATGGTGCGAGTTGTGGTTGACGCTATGGGTGGCGACGAGCCGCCCGAGGTCGTGCTCGAGGGCATCGCCAAGGCGCTTGAGGCCGATGAGGACCTCGAGGTCGTCGTCGCCGGCAACGAGGAGGTCGTCGTTCCCTTCTGCGCGAAGCACTCGCGCACCGAGGCCCTCGCGACCACCGAGGTCATCGAGATGGACGAGCACCCCACCCAGGCCGTGCGCTACAAGAAGGACTCCTCCATCGTCCGTGGCTGCCGAGCCGTGCGCGCGGGCGAGGCGGACGCGTTCTTTTCGGCGGGCTCCACGGGCGCCATCCTGGCTGCCGGCACACTGCTCGTCGGGCGCGTCAAGGGCGTCTCTCGAGCCGCCCTTGCCACGGCGATGCCCGGCATCAACGGGCACATGACCACGTTTCTTGACATGGGCGCCAACGCCGACTGCACCACGGACATGATCGTGCAGTTCGCTCGCATGGGGCAGGCGTACTCCCAGATCGTGCTCGGCGTCGAGAACCCCACCGTGGGCCTTCTCAACAACGGCA is part of the Parolsenella massiliensis genome and encodes:
- a CDS encoding ABC transporter ATP-binding protein, with translation MADEKTVAAPRRQRGPMGRMGGRSTEKAKDFKGTMRQLLGYIGQHKVAVFFGIAFAVCSVIFNIVGPKVLGQVTTKLYEGLVAKVSGTGSVDFDWIGKTLLFLLGLYLASSACNLIQGWLMTGVTQKICYRMRKEIAEKISVVPMSYFNGHSKGDVLSRITNDVDTLGQSLNQSITQLITSITQIVGVLVMMLSISLPLTGVTVLTLPAAALIMIVMIHFSQPYFREQQQVLGAVNGIIEEDFSGQNVIQVFDRADAAVSEFDEKNDRLFISGWRSQFLSGLMMPLMSLVGNMGYVGVVVVGAQLALTGSATPGDIQSFIQYVRNFTQPVQQLGNVSNTLQSMAAATERVFEFLAAPEEAQAASPVVPERCDGLVEFDHVRFGYTPDKTIIHDFSCTALPGQTVAIVGPTGAGKTTLIKLLQRFYDVDAGSLKVDGVDVRDWDRAELRRQFAMVLQDTWLFNGTIRENIRYGRPDASDAEVEAAARAARCDHFIHTLAGGYDFVINEEGTNLSQGQRQLVTIARAFLADRPALILDEATSNVDTRTEELIQRAMDALMQGRTSFVIAHRLSTIRNADVILVLRDGDIVERGTHAELLAAAGFYAELYNSQFAEE
- a CDS encoding ATPase, which gives rise to MQPGEEVNALCDELEEILNEGKKPLMGGSGSNPKIVDADAIYDILDEIRRVFPEEFNAARRVMKEEDEILARAHQTADSIVADAQQQAMILAGDQEVVRLANQQAEEIRDQASQYERDLRYHINDYAEGVLTGIEDNLKSVIGQLERSRQALDDGSSSRR
- a CDS encoding DUF177 domain-containing protein → MDPIIISVDERLEGAGSVLPVAGHIDEDSYSLGDHDFRLPSGIDYDLVLTNAGEGILASGIVRAHVLGTCDRCLEDAEFDIASEVDEYFLFEAPAEQDLSDDEDEVDFSLVSEDHTIDLAEPIMAAIVMETPFVVLCREDCKGLCPHCGANLNEGDCGCAEKMASVDAAAGPFAALAGLRLDDESGDSAQD
- the rpmF gene encoding 50S ribosomal protein L32, with protein sequence MAVPKQKKGRGATHTRRSANSKLEMPARSTCPQCGAVKLPHRVCPSCGYYKGREVIVTE
- the plsX gene encoding phosphate acyltransferase PlsX → MVRVVVDAMGGDEPPEVVLEGIAKALEADEDLEVVVAGNEEVVVPFCAKHSRTEALATTEVIEMDEHPTQAVRYKKDSSIVRGCRAVRAGEADAFFSAGSTGAILAAGTLLVGRVKGVSRAALATAMPGINGHMTTFLDMGANADCTTDMIVQFARMGQAYSQIVLGVENPTVGLLNNGTEQTKGSEAALERHAALVEAADVNFVGNCEGRDILTGSLDVIVTDGYTGNVAVKTVEGTAKFIVSALRAEAARSKRVAVGALMVKPALKGVAKLLSGDQYGGAALLGLKAPVLVGHGATNPEAVMNGTLTAARCARGDLCGKLALTLQP